The Malus sylvestris chromosome 3, drMalSylv7.2, whole genome shotgun sequence genomic sequence GCAGCAGCGATTTAGACTGGGTGGTTGTTTTTTCCTATTTCTTTGTTCTTCTCACCTATGattatttgttttttacttttgttcATAATTTTGACCTTTTGGGAGTGAAAAAGGTGTAGCAAGGTAGTTTTGTGTTCAATagaattgtttttacttttttttggtTGTTGTCCAAATAGAATTGTTTTAACTTACCGTCGGGAGTTTCTTGTTTCATATTAAACAAAGAACAATGTTACGGGCATGAGAGGCTTCTGTGGCGATAAAGAAGTTTAAAAAAAGTGCTGCTGggctcttctcattttcttatttttctcattctccgtaaaactaaaaataaaaagaaaattgtagcaatggtcctttaattttgaattatttggagTAATGAtatatcaactaaaaattcatgaccgTTTGTCCTTTAATTCATCataacgtgcagctatggtcttTTCATCAACTCcatcagaattttgtcaaaattactcatgttggaatgaccatttccATAATTATGTTAaaattgagggatcattgctccagTTGGGTTAAAGTCGAGGGACCGTTTCTCtcattgggttaaagttgatgaattattgctacaatttttttcatttgattttctaTGCTTGCCCCTTGATCAGCCTCATATACACAAGCGACTCATTTTGGCTGAAGTTgtaacgaagttgacgaaaatgaccatagctacacgttttgaagAGTTAATGGACGAatggtcatgaatttttagttgagagactattacttcaattgagttaaagttgatggaccattgttataatttcattttaaaaaattaaaaaaaaaaaaaacatccctGCTATTTTCTCAcccactttgtctctaaaataCCCCCAACATGACAGTGTTATCCAGTGATCCCAACCTGACCTCTCTGAATTCCCATTCATTCTCCAAATTTCcatggacttggattgtctgccctcccatttcggtgccctctccgtgccctcctgttttgtgtggtcacggttaagccacgtcaatattttatattatttttttataaaaataataaaacaaaaagaaatagtaatataaaatgttgaggtggcttaaccatgaccacaaaaacaggagggcacggggagggcaccaaaattagagggcagacaatccaagtccagaAGGGCCCGGGGAGGGCACCAAAATTagagggcaaacaatccaagTCCAATTCCATTACTCCAGTCGAGTTTAGAcctggtttgggagtgaggtgcttaaaaaaaaagcacccatgaaaaaaaactgtaagggttttaggtgtttggtaaactgaaaaaaaaaggcttattttggaagctgctgtgagaataagctgaaatcaaaggaaaaagctgaagctgctatttgcagctttggaaaactggctttttttcaaagcacacggagctacattgctcctttaatgaaaatacccactatcagactgcttttttttttccaaaagcacttttacaaaaaagtttaccaaacactctgctgctttatttcacagtcgcttattctcacagcacagcagttttttttcaaagcacagcaataccaaaccagcccttaatgaGATTGCCACCCAGCAGCCTACGTCATTTTTGTTAGttccaacaaaaattaaaaaaaaaataaataaataacaagaAAATCACATCTGAAAAGACACCCAGCAGCCGTAGGCGGCCCCCCCTAGAACCACTGCTCACTCCTCCTTAGTTGTAATCACTAATTCTTAAACCCTAGGGTTTTAGTCTGCGTGTTCCAAAGTCCAGTTCTCCATCTAGGGTTTTGATTCCATTCGGCTGAACAGTAAGGAGAGCTTCGGAATTCCATTCGGCTGCTCAGGAATCCCAACTTTTCATCGTCAAAGGTTTTGCTcgcttttaatttttgttattgttattcTTCTTTCCAATTGTTCAACTTTCACTTGCTAATTGCTACTCAGATTTTAGGGTTTCAATTCAATTATTGTAGGATTAGACGTGTAAAGATTTGAGCTTTTGGAACTTACCCAAGAATTAATTTCCCTAATTGTTCGACATTTTGATTTATCAAATTTGTTCGAGATGGTTATGTATATTTGGTGTATCTGCAATTCCGCAGCTTAAAAAAATCAGTTGTTTGTGATACCTTCGCAGTTAATTTGTGGCGGTTGCTTTGAATTATTCAGCATGTCATCCTTAAGGAATGCTGTTAGCAGACGGGCTCACAAGGAACGAGCTCAACCGTGAGTGACCACATTCTGTTCGCTGTTAGACTTTCGGATAATGTTGTTTTGCATCAGATGATGGGAttaatgtttttgtgttttgggtCCAAATTTTTTATAGGGAATCGAAGAAAAAATTTGGGCTGCTTGAAAAGCACAAGTACTATGTTGAGCGTGCGAAAGCGTATCATAAGAAGGAGGAGACTTTACGGGTAAATTTATGATGGCTATGTTGCTTGTCTCCTTGGATTTCATCATCTACTAATAGCCTGGTAGTTTAACTTCCGGATATGGTATACGTCTGTCATCTGTCTTTTCACCCAACAAATGAGAAGGCCTTCCTCAGAAACCCAGACGAGTTCAACTTCAAGATGACCAAGACACGAACTGTTGATGGAGTCCATAAATTAGAGTAACTTCTATATCGTTTTCCTTTTTCACACTTGCTACTCAAATGGTATAGCTCACTACAGGAGTCGGGCAAACAAGTACACTCCAGAAGAGCTCCTGCTTATGAAGACCCAAGATATTGGATACATATTTCAGAAAGTGCAGAGTGAGAAAAAGGTTATAAATACATATATCATGAAGCTATGGGCTACCATTTGGTTTTTTGAAATTAACATGTTGGTTATAATTATGttgttaattaatttagaaAACTGAAAAGTTAACTGCGACGCTGCACTCTCTTGATAATTGGCCTTCAAGTAGATACGTTTACTTTGCTGAAGACAGGTTTGAGCTTCCTTCAAATCTTCTGTCCTTGGAGAATTTTAATTCTGAAttagtggattttttttttttttttcgttgctGTTATTTGTAATCAGACTTGGATCTGGGGAAAGACCATTTTCACCATTTTTTCAGTTCTTTGTTATCCCTTATTATCCCCAGAGGTTGCATGTTTCCATTGTTCTAATTGATTTTGTTatgtatattttcttatattcATTGAATTTGTTTTGTCATCAGTAGGCACAAGTATCTAGAGTGATTTGTTAACCCCTTTTTCCAAGCAAACACAACACACAACACAAACACGAACCTATATCTGGTGTACATGAACCCCAACGTTCATATGCacgcatacactacacacattGAAAAGGAACTGTAACAAATGGGAAGATGATGTATACATAAAACTTGTGTGTTTCTCCTGATCCTGTTTTGGACTTGTATGAAATGCTTTTCATCCTTTTTACTTGagtatatttacaaaaaaaatttatggcCCCGAAAAAGGGGACAGAAATAATGTGATACAAGTGACTCTAAGTGTGCTATTAGAAATAATGTGATACAAGTAATTCTGATTCTGTTGAAAGTAGATCCTCGTGGCTTCAACTGGGGACACTAGGCTAATTTCTTAGTGTTGTTAATTGTTTCTTGGGAAGACATTATTATTCAATTCTTCACATAGGGGTATGATCTATAATGTTATTAAATTCATGTGAGACCACTCCGTGTGAAAGAGTTGGGAAGAAAAGTAGTTTCTTAACTTCTCGTCATTTATGTTCCCGTTTGCCAAATATTTTAtcttgttaattatttttttggcaGGAAGGAGGCTAGAGAAATTCAATCGTGTCCAAAAAGTGGGAAAATGCCGGTTTCTGAGGACATTCCTGATCGTATAAAAAGGTACAAATCCATCAACCATGAAGTGAATAGGACTGGATTGTGTCGTAATAGAGGAAAGGTTTTAAGCAAAATTAGTCTCTTAAGACCAAAGGCTGTGATTTGGCTTTTATACTGTAATGTGATTGTGATTTGTGAATATGTCAACTGAGCTAAAAGAGCATAAACAAATCTTAATGGTTACAAGTATATGgctaaaaaatttcacaaaaaataaaaaaattatcttgCAAAAGTTGTTCCATATATTGAGTTATTAACCTGTAGATAAACAGCTTTTTGCTGCTATGCCAACCAATGCTTGCATCTTCCTACCTGTCTTGTTGTCAGCAAGGATTCTTGTAGCCCGAtattgttgttttgtttgtctTATATTGTTGTATTCAATGTGCAGGAAAACAGCTGGTTCCGACAGAGAGCtcgaaggaaggaggaagagagTCAATGAGTTGGAGAAAATCTATATGGACATGGCAATGCAGAAGGAATTACAGGTATTGACATCTACATTTGTTTCGTTAGTTCTGGGTTTTTTGTTGTCctggaaaattttgaaaacaattCCATctaaattaacagaaaaagaGGTAAAACCCGCAAACTATGTGAAGATGAGATTGTCTCCCCAACATCCAACGCTGTATGCAAGTGGTGGGCAGAGCGGAAGCGTTGAAAAGGTGTGTGTTGATCCATTGTTAATTTATTAGCCTTGTTTATCAGTTAAACATTGTGTACTCCTCGGTGCAATGGAAATCATGCATTTAACTCAACATGTTTCTGTGATTTTGCAAGGAATGAGGCTGCTATAGATACCTAGGACCCCGGAAAAAAGTCTGGGCCTGACGTACCATGATTTTCCATGTAACGGAAGTTTTGATCTACATATGAACATGTCACAAGTGATACAGTCAGATACATTTGCTCTCTTTTAGGGAAGAAGCAGCTGCGTTTTTTTGTCTCTGGTAGTCCGACCCTAGCGGGATTTATAACAAAACTGACATTCGCGCCGTTTATTAATATCATCAGTGTTAAGCTCTTCAATGTGTGCAATTTGGTAGACAACTCTGGTTTTGCTTTTTGTGAGGTTATATGGTGGTGCAATTCGACTGCCCCATCTCCGACCAAATACTTTTCAAGAGTATTTTTGGAAACTCCTTTCACATTACTTGTAAGTTTGGCATGAGATTTCCTAATTacattaggccatctccaatcgaaagGTCCAGAGAAccgaaaatagtttgaaaaaccatctccaaatgAGGGTTAGGCCACAGGGCCCGTGGGCCCCACGGGACAAAAAAGGACCAACTCTACTAGCCAGCCCATGGCCAGGTCACAAATTTGaatgcaacggctagctaaCGTCAGCTAGCtgttatatttgatttttttatacaaattaaaaaaaaaattaaaaattctatttttttttcttataacttcctaagccattaaacaacattaaataacattaagtaatatgaaaaattattagtttttaaatttaagttgtaatttttaaatttaagttgttatagtttttaaatttaaataataaattatgtttgaccctatgaccctttggccttCGGtaggagatggttttttgtcatAGGGCTATGTTTGACCCTATGACCATTTGGTCCTCGGTTGAAGATGGTAAAAAATATGGCCCTACactgttttttaaaaaaattaatttcttggagggccagatggTTAAAACGAGTCATCTGGCCCTCAGCcctccttcggttggagatggccttggGATAAAGGGATTTATAGTGGTTTTTTATGGGTGAGTGTAAGTACTTATTAGAGTTTTCCTCCTAAATTGTACATCTGTGGACCCCAATTGGATCACACAATTTCCTATAGGTGGACTCCTACCCAAACAAGATTTGCTAGATTACTACGGTTGAAAAGAGAGGACCAATATATGTGGTGTGTGTGCACAAACAAGCATGCAACAATTTAgaggaagaaaagagaaatatatcGTTTGCTAAAAAGCAATAATATTCATCCGATACGATTCAGAAAAGAGATTAATTTGTCGGAAAGATTAATGGGGAAGAGAACCAACGGAGAAGCAGCTCGAAACTGTTTTCTGTTGCCCCTTCTGCTACCAAGGCAGCTGCGTTGAGTGCTTCATTGACATGAACAACTCAATGTTGTGGTGGTTGTTTGTTCCGTTTGCCTTGCAAGTTACAACACAACCACCACACCGTTGACTAAACCCATTGACGTTCACAAGGAGTGCCTTGACAAATACAGCCGCACTCTCGATCAATGATAATGCTCATTGCTCACTGCTTGATGCTCTTAGCCTCAGGAAGCTGATCAATAGGTTTCTTCATGTCCAAATCTTTCTACTTCTTGACTTGTAATTTCTGACTTTCAATTGTTTGTTTAGGGATACATTAGGGTTTATATTTGGAATAATCCTTCTTAGAATTCTTCATCTTCtcgtttttgtttaatttctcGTTCATGCTGCATGCTCGTCATACACGTTCATAAAACAGTCAACCTGAACACGACCCATTATAAATGAGTGAGTAGCCTCTTGACACGCGCTCACAAAACACGAATTGCCATTTGTGTCCATTGACATaactttttaaaaatatgttttAACGGTTTCACTATCATGGAAAGTGCTACCAATTTCCGGTAAACAAATTTCAGTTTCATAATTGCTAGCAAATATTTGACTAGTAGATTTGATTCAACGGTCTTCAATCACTCAATTCAATTCAAACTGGTAAATCAAATTCAACGGTCAAATGTGCCACAAAGTGCTTGTAAGCGTTAGCAAAAATGGTGCGAACAGAAGAGTGAAAGTTGTGAAACCATACAGCACAAGAACCATATGATTTGAAGCACTGTCATTAAGTATGTAAACCCACAAAGAACACATCCAAAAAGAAAGAAGCAAAAGAAGCTCCCACAATCTCTTCTATCTATCAAGAAGCTAGAAGAAGACAATTATATTCACAAACATTACTAACCTACAACCCTAACTTTAAAATCCGACTCGATTTCCAGACACAGAAACAATTACCTAATTTAACCTACCAGACAGAACTAAATCTGAAATGGAACACATTAATCCCGCAGCGATTGTCATTTCAGTCATCATCACCACCGACATTCTTGGATGAGGCACCGGTCTTCTTTGGGAGCAGAAGGTTGTGAATGTTGGGCATCACACCACCATTTGCAATTGTCACATCACCAAGAAGCTTGCTGAGCTCCTCGTCGTTGCGCACAGCAAGCTGAATGTGGCGTGGTACAATGCGAGTCTTCTTGTTGTCTCTTGCAGCATTACCAGCCAATTCCAGAACCTGTAAAATTGaccaaattaaaacaacattagaatcaaaaccctaatttgaaaaaagaaaatcaactcAGAAACACAACTTCAGCAAAGAAAAGATCACAACTTTTAAAGTCACACAAACACCAACTTAATTAACAACTAAATTGGAAGGGAAAGCACATTGAGGGAACAAATTCTAATTCAAATCCCCATGAAAATCCACCAATCTATTTAAATCACAGTAATCCAATAACCGTATCCTcacgaaaaaataataaaataaatacccAACAAAAAGAAccctaatttttaataattgaacAATGCCTCAACAATATCGACCTCCGGATCATAATTCTTAAGCTCAAAGCCCCCTACTTTCATacgaaaaaagaaataaaaccaaattaattcagccaacaataaaataaatgaataaaattattatgaaaaataaattaattaattcaagaaaagtaaaaaacatAGATCCAGGATCCTAATATTGGTTCATCAGAAGCAGATGAAGAACAAATCGTCAAAATTTCACATTTTCTAATGTTCTATATGTAATTCCTACACAGAAATGCTAAATCGAAACAAAATCTTTCCCAATtcgaaaccctaaccctagattCACAAAAAGGGGAGAAGAAGCACACACACAGATGCAAATAAAGAGGAATAACAAGATCGAGAAAGAGGGTTATACCTCAGCGGCAAGGTATTCAAGGACAGCGGCGAGGTAGACTGGAGCTCCGGCACCGACACGTTCGGCGTACTTTCCTGCTTTCAGGAAACGGGCAATACGACCGACAGGGAATTGCAAACCGGCCTTGCTGGACCGCGATGTGGCCTTCTTAGCGGCTCCGGATCCCAAGGCTTTGCCACGACCCGCCATTGATGGACTTCCAAGAACAATttgagcgagagagagagagagagaggataggGGAAATAGAAGAGAAGCGATCGAGAGAAACAGAGAGTTTGGTGGTATGGAGGAGGACTGTGACGGTTTTCAGGTATTTATAGGGGTTGGGATTTGAACATGAGCCAATAGGTTGAAGTTTGCGGATCGAGAATGAAAGCCGTCGATTAGATAGCTATTGGACGGATGGGATTCGTTGAGTGAGAGGTTTCAAACATTCTGTTCTGGTTACATTTGTTGAAGTGACGAAACTAGCCTTGTCTTTAGTGTTACGTAACGttattgatttatttttggAAGTTTGCTAGATACACCACATTCATCTAAACTACGAGAATTCGAGCGTGCTTGCAGTAGAGCACAACCAAAtatggtgccaaaaccaaatATGGTGCCAAATTCTTACTTGATTGAGTATGCATGAAAATATTACCATGAAAAGCATGACAAGTATACGTGCAACGGATAAAACATCTAAACTAAGAAATATAGTTACATAGGACAAAAAGATATCCACAATATAAAGGAAAGAGCCAATTCTCATAATTGTTTAATACCTGGAGTCTTCTTTGGAATTGACCTTAGAACAAGTCACTACCATATTGTGCCCATCAAGGATTGCAAATTTAAAATGTCATTGAAACAAAATTTCGTCGTGCTCAGTATTTGTAGTTCTATGAGCATATGCTCCATCACAAATCAACTATCTATAATTGAAATCCCACCACGGGACCCCAAAGACCCAAAATCTTAGTTTTGATTGATTTAAGTAATATCCAATATTAGCATAATTCAAGGTTTAGATGGTTCAAAGCCCACTACTGCTTA encodes the following:
- the LOC126614518 gene encoding probable U3 small nucleolar RNA-associated protein 11 gives rise to the protein MLLADGLTRNELNRNRRKNLGCLKSTSTMLSVRKRIIRRRRLYGSRANKYTPEELLLMKTQDIGYIFQKVQSEKKKTEKLTATLHSLDNWPSSRYVYFAEDRKEAREIQSCPKSGKMPVSEDIPDRIKRKTAGSDRELEGRRKRVNELEKIYMDMAMQKELQKKR
- the LOC126614519 gene encoding histone H2A.6-like; its protein translation is MAGRGKALGSGAAKKATSRSSKAGLQFPVGRIARFLKAGKYAERVGAGAPVYLAAVLEYLAAEVLELAGNAARDNKKTRIVPRHIQLAVRNDEELSKLLGDVTIANGGVMPNIHNLLLPKKTGASSKNVGGDDD